The following proteins come from a genomic window of Castor canadensis chromosome 17, mCasCan1.hap1v2, whole genome shotgun sequence:
- the Nme3 gene encoding nucleoside diphosphate kinase 3, protein MICLVLTIFANLFPAACSGEHERTFLAVKPDGVQRRLVGEIVRRFERKGFKLVALKLVQASEELLREHYAELRGRPFYSRLVKYMSSGPVVAMVWQGLDVVRASRALIGDTNPVEASPGTIRGDFCVEVGKNVVHGSDSVESARREIALWFRADELLCWEDSAGHWLYE, encoded by the exons ATGATCTGCTTGGTGCTGACCATCTTCGCCAACCTCTTCCCCGCGG CCTGCAGCGGCGAGCACGAGCGCACGTTCCTGGCCGTGAAGCCCGACGGAGTGCAGCGGCGGCTGGTGGGCGAGATCGTGCGGCGCTTCGAGAGGAAGGGCTTCAAGCTGGTGGCGCTGAAGCTGGTGCAG GCTTCCGAGGAGCTGCTGCGCGAGCACTACGCCGAGCTGCGCGGACGCCCCTTCTATAGCCGCCTGGTCAAATACATGAGTTCGGGGCCCGTGGTGGCCATG GTGTGGCAGGGGTTGGATGTTGTGCGCGCCTCGCGGGCGCTCATCGGAGACACCAACCCGGTGGAAGCCTCTCCAGGCACAATCCGCGGGGATTTCTGCGTGGAGGTTGGCAA GAACGTGGTTCATGGCAGCGACTCAGTGGAGAGTGCCCGCCGTGAGATCGCGCTCTGGTTCCGCGCCGACGAGCTTCTGTGCTGGGAGGACAGCGCTGGGCACTGGTTGTACGAGTAG
- the Mrps34 gene encoding small ribosomal subunit protein mS34, with the protein MARKKVRPRLIAELARRVRALREQRDRPRDSQRYALDHESLTRPFSGHRLPMRAWADVRRESRLLQLLARLPLFGLGRLVTRKSWLWQHDEPCYWRLTSVRPDYTAQNLDHGKAWGILTFKGKTEGEAREIEHAMYHDWRLVPKHEEAAFTAFTPGTKDSLRRVPYPPLLRAMILAERRKNGDTSVEEPSLSVDMSCADPWDYPAKQAKGKAKGTPV; encoded by the exons ATGGCGCGGAAGAAAGTAAGACCGCGGCTAATCGCGGAGCTGGCTCGCCGCGTGCGTGCCCTGCGCGAGCAGCGGGACCGGCCGCGGGACTCGCAGCGCTACGCGCTAGACCACGAGTCGCTGACCCGGCCTTTCTCTGGTCACCGACTGCCGATGCGCGCCTGGGCCGACGTGCGTCGCGAGAGCCGCCTCCTACAGCTGCTCGCCCGCCTCCCGCTCTTCGGCCTGGGCCGCCTGGTCACACGCAAGTCCTGGCTGTGGCAGCACGACGAACCGTGCTACTGGCGCCTGACGAGCGTGCGGCCCGACTACACGGCACAG AACTTGGATCACGGGAAGGCCTGGGGCATCCTGACCTTCAAAG GGAAAACAGAGGGTGAGGCCCGGGAAATCGAGCACGCTATGTACCACGACTGGCGTCTGGTGCCCAAGCACGAGGAGGCGGCCTTCACTGCGTTCACACCGGGGACCAAGGACAGTCTGCGCCGGGTGCCCTACCCACCCCTTCTCCGGGCCATGATTCTGGCCGAGAGACGGAAAAACGGGGACACAAGCGTCGAAGAGCCCTCGCTGAGTGTGGATATGTCGTGCGCGGATCCCTGGGACTATCCTGCCAAACAGGCCAAAGGGAAGGCCAAAGGGACCCCAGTCTAA